Proteins encoded together in one Bradyrhizobium sp. CB82 window:
- a CDS encoding BolA family protein yields MATQDTISNKLREAFSPDSLQVIDESHLHEGHAGHRAGGETHFRVYIVSNAFKGKSRVERHRMINSTLAAELSGGVHALAIHAQAPGEGGS; encoded by the coding sequence ATGGCTACACAAGACACTATCAGCAACAAGTTGCGCGAAGCTTTCTCGCCGGACAGCCTGCAGGTGATCGATGAATCACATCTGCATGAAGGCCACGCCGGCCACCGGGCGGGCGGCGAGACGCACTTCCGGGTTTATATCGTGTCGAACGCCTTCAAAGGGAAGAGCCGGGTCGAGCGTCACCGCATGATTAATTCGACGCTGGCCGCGGAACTCTCCGGCGGCGTGCACGCGCTGGCGATCCACGCGCAGGCACCGGGGGAAGGCGGGAGCTGA
- a CDS encoding IS1182 family transposase, with product MMAADELFGDLPEQAKPQAGAAPLAAPRLREPQRDQIELRAVDIESLIGEDHPVRLIWSYVEELDLSELENRIKARGDRPGHPATSPRLLLALWLYATSEGVGSARALERLCESHDAYRWLCGGVSVNHHTLADFRVGCADLLDRLLCEHLAVLAKVGLVNLETLAQDGVRVRASAGAASFRREATLDRHLALAEAVVEDLKREVDARSDASNQRMKAAKERAARERRARVKAAQTALAEIKQQRKEREEKRGNGKKPKEPRASTTDADARVMKMADGGFRPAYNVQVMSAAGQPIVVDIKVCNTGSDRGLMRPMLERQRARPGGLPKDHLVDGGFGSAEDIEWAHAEGIDIFCPPTQSKHGTDPHLPRRGDGPGVLAWRARMASEEGKARYKPRSICECIHARWRNWDLRQLTVRGFEKVRAVVLWYALANNILQGNRLASA from the coding sequence ATGATGGCCGCTGATGAATTGTTTGGGGATCTGCCGGAGCAGGCAAAGCCGCAAGCCGGTGCGGCGCCGCTCGCAGCGCCGCGACTTCGTGAGCCCCAACGCGATCAAATCGAGTTGCGAGCAGTGGATATCGAGAGCCTGATCGGGGAAGACCATCCGGTGCGCCTGATCTGGTCCTATGTCGAGGAACTCGACCTGAGTGAGCTGGAGAACCGGATCAAAGCGCGGGGCGATCGGCCTGGTCACCCCGCGACATCGCCGCGGCTTTTGCTGGCGCTGTGGCTCTATGCCACCAGCGAGGGCGTCGGCAGCGCGCGCGCGTTGGAGCGGCTTTGCGAGAGCCATGACGCCTATCGTTGGCTGTGTGGCGGGGTGTCGGTGAACCATCACACGCTGGCGGACTTCCGGGTCGGTTGCGCCGACCTGCTCGACCGGCTGCTTTGCGAGCATTTGGCGGTGCTGGCGAAGGTCGGCCTCGTCAATCTGGAAACGCTGGCGCAGGACGGTGTTCGGGTCCGGGCCAGCGCCGGGGCCGCTTCGTTCCGGCGGGAGGCGACGCTCGATCGGCACCTGGCCTTGGCTGAGGCGGTGGTGGAAGACCTCAAACGCGAGGTTGACGCTCGTTCGGATGCTAGCAATCAGCGCATGAAGGCCGCCAAGGAGCGCGCCGCGCGTGAGCGCAGAGCGCGCGTCAAAGCGGCGCAGACGGCGCTCGCCGAAATCAAGCAGCAGCGCAAGGAGCGCGAAGAAAAGCGCGGCAACGGCAAGAAGCCGAAAGAGCCGCGGGCCTCCACGACGGACGCCGACGCACGGGTCATGAAGATGGCCGACGGCGGCTTCCGCCCCGCCTACAACGTGCAGGTGATGAGTGCCGCCGGCCAGCCGATCGTCGTTGACATCAAGGTCTGCAACACCGGGTCCGACCGCGGCCTGATGCGGCCCATGCTGGAGCGGCAGCGCGCGCGTCCTGGCGGGTTGCCCAAGGACCATCTCGTCGATGGCGGCTTTGGCAGTGCCGAGGACATCGAGTGGGCGCACGCCGAGGGCATCGATATCTTTTGCCCGCCCACTCAATCCAAGCACGGCACCGATCCCCATCTACCGCGACGCGGCGACGGCCCGGGGGTGTTGGCCTGGCGTGCGCGCATGGCGAGCGAAGAGGGCAAGGCCCGATACAAGCCCCGGTCGATTTGCGAGTGCATACATGCCCGCTGGCGCAACTGGGACCTGCGCCAATTGACCGTGCGCGGCTTCGAAAAGGTCCGCGCCGTCGTGCTCTGGTACGCCCTCGCCAACAACATCCTGCAAGGCAACCGCCTCGCTAGCGCATAG
- a CDS encoding HlyC/CorC family transporter, with amino-acid sequence MDWLGFSIVVFCLLVSAFFAASETALTGASRASMLRLSKQGNREAVVVSGLLDMRERLIGALLLGNNIANIGASAIATGIFTTWFGEVGVLYATGVMTVLVVIFAEVLPKTIAINAPDRMALAVARPMRLTMYVLGPLLHVVEVIVRLLMRLFGLAGEHQAILSPTERLRGAVDLLHHEGKFEKQDRDMLGGLLDLRELQVSDVMIHRTEMMMINADLPPEDLVREVLATEYTRIPLWRDKPENIIGVLHAKDLLRAIRASEGDTSRIDASTIALPPWFVPEMRPVSEQLKAFRRRKTHFALVVDEYGEVEGLVTLEDILEEIVGDISDEHDVVVAGVRAQPDGSVVVDGSVPIRDLNRAMDWRLPDEEATTVAGLVIHEARSIPDRGQSFTFHGFRFRVLRRERNRITALRISPVPREAEVEEAKPRRAGTAF; translated from the coding sequence ATGGATTGGCTCGGATTCTCTATCGTCGTCTTCTGCCTCCTGGTTTCGGCGTTCTTCGCCGCGAGCGAGACCGCGCTGACCGGCGCCTCGCGCGCCAGCATGCTGCGGCTCTCCAAGCAGGGCAATCGAGAGGCCGTCGTCGTCTCCGGCTTGCTCGACATGCGCGAGCGGCTGATCGGCGCGCTGCTGCTCGGCAACAACATCGCCAATATCGGTGCCTCGGCGATTGCGACCGGGATCTTCACCACCTGGTTCGGCGAGGTCGGCGTGCTCTATGCGACGGGCGTGATGACCGTGCTGGTCGTGATCTTCGCCGAAGTGCTGCCCAAGACCATCGCCATCAACGCGCCCGACCGCATGGCGCTCGCCGTGGCGCGCCCGATGCGGCTGACGATGTATGTGCTGGGACCACTGTTGCATGTGGTGGAAGTCATCGTGCGCCTGTTGATGCGGCTGTTCGGCCTTGCCGGTGAGCACCAGGCGATCCTGTCGCCGACCGAGCGCCTGCGCGGCGCGGTCGATTTGCTGCACCATGAGGGTAAGTTCGAAAAGCAGGACCGCGACATGCTCGGCGGCCTCCTGGACCTGCGTGAGCTTCAGGTCTCGGACGTCATGATCCATCGCACCGAGATGATGATGATCAACGCAGACCTTCCGCCGGAGGATCTGGTGCGCGAGGTGCTGGCGACCGAATACACCCGCATCCCGCTGTGGCGCGACAAGCCCGAAAACATCATCGGCGTGCTCCACGCCAAGGACCTGTTGCGCGCCATTCGCGCCTCCGAAGGCGACACCTCGCGCATCGACGCCTCGACCATCGCGCTGCCGCCCTGGTTCGTGCCGGAGATGCGGCCGGTCTCCGAACAGCTGAAGGCCTTCCGCCGTCGCAAGACCCATTTCGCACTCGTCGTCGACGAGTACGGCGAAGTTGAGGGTCTTGTGACGCTGGAAGACATTTTGGAGGAGATCGTCGGCGATATCTCCGACGAGCATGACGTGGTCGTCGCGGGCGTGCGAGCCCAGCCCGATGGCTCGGTCGTGGTCGACGGCTCGGTGCCGATCCGCGATCTCAACCGCGCCATGGACTGGCGTCTGCCTGATGAAGAGGCAACGACGGTTGCCGGCCTCGTCATCCACGAGGCACGCTCGATCCCGGACCGCGGCCAGAGTTTTACGTTCCACGGCTTCCGTTTCCGCGTGCTGCGCCGCGAGCGCAACCGCATCACCGCACTCCGTATTTCACCGGTGCCGCGCGAGGCGGAGGTGGAGGAGGCCAAGCCGCGGCGGGCCGGGACGGCGTTTTGA
- the aroB gene encoding 3-dehydroquinate synthase, whose protein sequence is MTAPLKHSDPVIVDVALGERGYDIVIGRDVLASLGARVSRLRPGVRTAIVTDRTVARHWLEPTEASLAAAGVPTSRIIVEEGEISKTYAGLEKVSEALIAAKIERNDLVIALGGGVVGDLAGFAAAILRRGVDFVQVPTSLLAQVDSSVGGKTGINSPQGKNLLGAFHQPVLVIADTAVLDTLSPRQFRAGYAEAAKYGVLGDEAFFAWLEKNHADIFKGGSAREHAIATSCRAKAGVVSRDERETGERALLNLGHTFGHALEAATGFSDRLFHGEGVSIGMVLAAEFSAKLGMIGAADAARVERHLAEVGLPTRLQDIAGFAQEGLADADALLALMAQDKKVKRGKLTFILLEAVGRAVIAKDVEPPLVRDFLNDKLARKA, encoded by the coding sequence ATGACCGCGCCGTTGAAACATTCGGATCCCGTGATCGTCGATGTCGCACTCGGCGAGCGCGGCTACGACATCGTCATCGGCCGGGACGTGCTGGCCTCGCTCGGCGCGCGAGTTTCGCGCTTACGCCCCGGCGTGCGCACGGCGATCGTGACGGATCGCACCGTTGCAAGACATTGGCTGGAGCCGACCGAAGCCTCGCTCGCGGCCGCCGGCGTCCCGACCTCGCGCATTATCGTCGAGGAAGGCGAGATCTCCAAAACCTATGCCGGGCTCGAAAAGGTCAGCGAGGCGCTGATCGCGGCCAAGATCGAGCGCAACGATCTCGTCATCGCGCTCGGCGGCGGCGTGGTCGGCGATCTCGCCGGCTTTGCGGCGGCGATCCTGCGTCGCGGCGTCGATTTCGTGCAGGTGCCGACCTCGCTGCTGGCGCAGGTCGATTCGTCCGTCGGCGGCAAGACCGGCATCAACTCGCCGCAGGGCAAGAACCTGCTCGGCGCCTTCCACCAGCCGGTGCTGGTGATTGCCGATACCGCCGTGCTCGACACGCTGTCGCCGCGGCAGTTCCGCGCCGGCTATGCCGAGGCCGCCAAGTATGGCGTGCTCGGCGACGAGGCCTTCTTCGCCTGGCTGGAGAAGAACCACGCCGACATCTTCAAGGGCGGCTCGGCACGCGAGCACGCGATCGCGACCTCATGCCGTGCCAAGGCGGGCGTCGTCTCGCGCGATGAGCGCGAGACCGGCGAGCGGGCGCTGCTCAATCTCGGCCACACTTTTGGTCATGCGCTGGAAGCTGCCACCGGCTTCTCCGACCGGCTGTTCCATGGCGAAGGCGTGTCCATCGGCATGGTGCTGGCGGCGGAGTTTTCCGCAAAGCTCGGCATGATCGGTGCGGCGGACGCGGCGCGCGTCGAACGTCACCTTGCGGAAGTGGGGTTGCCGACGCGGCTCCAGGACATCGCAGGCTTCGCGCAGGAAGGGCTTGCCGACGCCGACGCGCTGCTGGCGCTGATGGCGCAGGACAAGAAGGTCAAGCGCGGCAAGCTCACCTTCATCCTGCTCGAAGCTGTCGGGCGCGCTGTGATCGCAAAGGACGTCGAGCCGCCGCTGGTGCGCGACTTCCTGAACGACAAGCTCGCGCGCAAGGCGTGA
- a CDS encoding shikimate kinase, giving the protein MSDAAMPAPSSPEPDILSALAGRSIVLVGMMGVGKSTIGRRLAARLKLPFVDADTEIEAAAGMTIPEIFERHGEPYFRDGEMRVIARLLDGGPLVLATGGGAFMREETRARIAAKAISIWLRADHDVIMRRVRRRADRPLLQTADPEGTVTRLLSEREPIYQNADLTISSRDVPHDRIVEECLETLRHYLCGDPPDDVASAAR; this is encoded by the coding sequence ATGTCCGACGCCGCCATGCCAGCCCCAAGCTCGCCCGAGCCCGACATCCTGTCGGCGCTTGCGGGCCGCTCGATCGTGCTGGTCGGCATGATGGGGGTCGGCAAATCCACCATCGGCCGGCGCCTCGCCGCGCGGCTCAAGCTGCCCTTCGTCGATGCCGACACCGAGATTGAGGCGGCTGCCGGCATGACCATACCGGAAATTTTCGAGCGCCACGGCGAACCTTACTTCCGCGACGGCGAGATGCGGGTGATCGCGCGCCTGTTGGACGGCGGGCCGCTGGTGCTCGCCACCGGCGGCGGCGCCTTCATGCGCGAGGAGACGCGGGCGCGCATCGCGGCCAAGGCGATCTCGATCTGGCTCAGGGCCGACCATGACGTCATCATGCGGCGGGTGCGCCGCCGCGCCGATCGCCCGCTGCTGCAGACCGCCGATCCCGAAGGGACGGTGACCCGGCTGCTCAGCGAGCGCGAGCCGATCTACCAGAACGCCGACCTCACGATCTCCTCGCGCGACGTGCCGCACGACCGGATCGTGGAGGAATGCCTCGAGACGCTGCGCCACTATCTTTGCGGCGACCCACCTGACGATGTAGCGAGTGCCGCCAGATGA
- a CDS encoding histidine kinase has translation MPSLFRFLMVVAVIAGIVYGVIFALANFVNPKPREMTVTIPSDKFLKK, from the coding sequence ATGCCCAGCCTGTTCCGCTTCCTGATGGTCGTCGCCGTGATCGCCGGCATCGTCTATGGCGTGATCTTCGCGCTGGCGAATTTCGTCAATCCAAAGCCGCGGGAAATGACGGTGACCATCCCGTCTGACAAATTTCTCAAGAAATAG
- the xerD gene encoding site-specific tyrosine recombinase XerD: MPAKPSDTQLTGLFLDMLAAEQGAGPNTLDAYRRDLTDFSEFLGHRGRDFIGADTQGLRDYLADLDTRGFKSTSVARRLSAMRHLFRFLLNERIRSDDPAAILSGPKRGRGLPKVLSIADVDRMLRRAKELSERADTSPSQRLRSLRLYCLLEVLYATGLRVSELVSLPRSAAKRDARMIVVRGKGNKERLVPLNEAARQAMADYLAATDAAKGDTKGDGKASKKGSLAASKWLFPSFGDSGHLTRQHFARDLKELAVASGLQARLVSPHVLRHAFASHLLHNGADLRIVQTLLGHTDISTTQIYTHVVEERLKSLVRDLHPLAEK, encoded by the coding sequence ATGCCTGCAAAACCCTCCGATACCCAACTGACCGGCCTGTTCCTCGACATGCTCGCGGCGGAACAGGGCGCCGGTCCCAACACGCTCGACGCCTACCGGCGCGACCTCACCGATTTCTCCGAGTTCCTCGGCCACAGGGGCCGGGACTTCATCGGCGCGGACACGCAAGGCTTGCGAGACTATCTCGCCGATCTCGATACCCGCGGCTTCAAGTCCACCAGCGTCGCGCGCCGCCTGTCGGCCATGCGGCACCTGTTTCGCTTCCTGCTCAACGAGCGGATTCGCAGCGACGATCCGGCCGCGATCCTGTCAGGGCCGAAGCGCGGCCGCGGCCTGCCAAAGGTGCTGTCGATCGCGGACGTCGATCGCATGCTGAGACGTGCGAAGGAGCTGAGCGAGAGGGCTGACACATCACCCTCGCAGCGGCTGCGCAGTTTGCGGCTCTATTGCCTGCTCGAAGTGCTCTACGCCACGGGCCTGCGCGTCTCCGAGCTGGTGTCGCTGCCACGCTCGGCCGCAAAGCGCGACGCGCGCATGATCGTGGTGCGCGGCAAGGGCAACAAGGAACGGCTGGTGCCGCTCAACGAAGCCGCGCGGCAGGCGATGGCGGATTATCTCGCCGCGACGGACGCGGCCAAAGGCGACACCAAGGGTGACGGGAAGGCGAGCAAGAAAGGCAGTCTCGCCGCCTCGAAATGGCTGTTCCCCTCCTTCGGCGACAGCGGCCACCTGACGCGGCAGCATTTTGCACGCGACCTGAAGGAGCTCGCGGTCGCCTCCGGTCTTCAGGCCCGTCTGGTCTCCCCGCACGTGCTGCGCCACGCCTTCGCCAGCCACCTCCTGCACAACGGCGCTGATTTGCGCATCGTGCAGACCCTGCTCGGCCACACCGACATCTCGACGACGCAGATCTACACCCATGTGGTGGAGGAGCGGCTGAAGAGCCTGGTCCGCGACCTGCACCCGCTGGCGGAGAAGTAG
- a CDS encoding acetyl-CoA carboxylase carboxyltransferase subunit alpha produces MPDHMRSYLDFEKPVAELDSKLDELRALSASGTDIAEEVGKIEDKAAQALADLYLNLTPWQKTLVARHPQRPHFSDFIKGLVTEFTPLAGDRKFGEDEALVAGFGRFRGEAICVMGQEKGDSTESRIKHNFGMARPEGYRKAVRLMEMAERFGLPVLSIVDSAGAYPGIGAEERGQAEAIARSTDACLSLGVPNVAIITGEGMSGGAIALTTANRVLMLEHAIYSVISPEAASSILWRDGTKAQEAANSMKITAQDMLRFGVIDSILKEPVGGAHRDPAAMIATTGEAIEQAFVELRNLDSDAIRKQRRQKFLEIGRKLG; encoded by the coding sequence ATGCCAGACCACATGCGCAGCTATCTCGATTTCGAAAAGCCCGTCGCCGAGCTCGATTCCAAGCTCGACGAATTGCGCGCGCTCTCGGCCTCCGGCACCGACATCGCCGAGGAGGTCGGCAAGATCGAGGATAAGGCGGCGCAGGCGCTCGCCGACCTCTATTTGAACCTGACGCCATGGCAGAAGACGCTGGTCGCCCGCCATCCGCAGCGGCCGCACTTCTCCGACTTCATCAAGGGCCTGGTCACCGAATTCACGCCGCTCGCCGGCGACCGCAAGTTCGGTGAGGACGAGGCGCTGGTGGCAGGCTTCGGCCGCTTCCGCGGCGAAGCCATTTGCGTGATGGGCCAGGAAAAAGGCGATTCCACCGAAAGCCGCATCAAGCACAATTTTGGCATGGCGCGGCCCGAAGGCTATCGCAAGGCAGTGCGGCTGATGGAGATGGCCGAGCGGTTTGGCTTGCCGGTGCTGTCGATCGTCGATTCTGCCGGCGCCTATCCCGGCATCGGCGCGGAAGAGCGCGGACAGGCTGAGGCCATCGCGCGCTCGACGGATGCCTGCCTGTCGCTGGGCGTGCCGAACGTTGCGATCATCACCGGCGAGGGCATGTCGGGCGGCGCGATCGCCCTCACCACGGCGAACCGCGTCTTGATGCTGGAGCACGCGATCTACAGCGTGATCTCGCCCGAGGCCGCCTCCTCGATCCTCTGGCGCGACGGCACCAAGGCCCAGGAAGCCGCCAACAGCATGAAGATCACGGCCCAGGACATGCTCCGCTTCGGCGTGATCGACAGCATTTTGAAGGAGCCGGTCGGCGGCGCCCACCGCGACCCCGCCGCGATGATCGCCACCACGGGCGAGGCGATCGAGCAGGCCTTCGTCGAGCTGCGGAACCTGGACTCCGACGCCATCCGCAAGCAGCGCCGGCAGAAATTCCTCGAAATTGGCCGGAAACTGGGGTGA
- a CDS encoding L,D-transpeptidase family protein, protein MISSSLLRALLTSAALVTSVLLAGCDTDQVSLATNAKANQPVPAKLLAAMTEKDMDLQSPILIRLFKQEAELEVWKQTRSGQFALLKTYPICRWSGDLGPKVREGDRQAPEGFYSINPSQMNPQSAYYLSFNTGYPNAFDRALGRSGSQLMVHGDCSSRGCYAMTDEQIAEIYSLGRESFFGGQKAFQFQAYPFRMTPVNMAKHRNNPNMAFWKMIKEGNDHFEVTRQEPKVDFCEKKYVFDAAKAPDAKRDPVFDASAKCPAYVIPEDIANAVREKQEKDEAEYAKLVAKGTPVARMNTGIDGGMNKVFAAKIPEGSTGLSEGAEGNTLQMLAMSKAPGTIPGTVNPPKPNLEPVAASPQSEPIVAVPAPAANTRVASAAPAEKSEGGGFFSGLARKMGMGSADTTATTSPPPATTASATPPTAASRLKAAVTRFVPGHGTAKDAKDAPKEAVKEAAKPAAAAKPAESPKPADARVAASRPPLKPAVSDSAAAAGAKDAQLAGAAPVMSSNSFDSRFGAVK, encoded by the coding sequence TTGATTTCTAGCTCGCTTTTACGCGCGCTTTTGACGTCGGCTGCGCTTGTCACAAGCGTGCTGCTGGCTGGCTGCGATACCGACCAGGTCTCGCTCGCGACCAACGCCAAGGCCAACCAGCCCGTCCCGGCAAAGCTTCTCGCAGCGATGACCGAGAAGGACATGGATCTGCAATCGCCGATCCTGATCCGCCTGTTCAAGCAGGAAGCCGAGCTCGAGGTCTGGAAGCAGACCCGCTCCGGCCAGTTCGCGCTGCTCAAGACCTACCCGATCTGCCGCTGGTCCGGCGATCTCGGCCCGAAGGTGCGCGAAGGCGACCGCCAGGCGCCTGAGGGGTTCTATTCGATCAACCCCAGCCAGATGAATCCGCAGTCGGCCTACTACCTCTCCTTCAACACCGGCTATCCCAACGCCTTCGACCGCGCGCTGGGCCGGTCCGGCTCGCAGCTGATGGTGCATGGCGACTGTTCCTCGCGCGGCTGCTACGCGATGACGGACGAGCAGATCGCGGAGATCTATTCGCTCGGCCGCGAATCCTTTTTCGGCGGCCAGAAGGCATTCCAGTTCCAGGCCTATCCGTTCCGGATGACTCCGGTGAACATGGCCAAGCACCGCAACAATCCGAACATGGCCTTCTGGAAGATGATCAAGGAAGGCAATGATCATTTCGAGGTGACGCGGCAGGAGCCGAAGGTCGACTTCTGCGAGAAGAAGTACGTCTTCGACGCCGCCAAGGCGCCGGACGCCAAGCGCGATCCGGTGTTCGACGCCTCCGCAAAGTGCCCGGCTTATGTGATCCCGGAGGACATCGCGAACGCGGTGCGCGAGAAGCAGGAAAAGGACGAAGCGGAATACGCCAAACTCGTCGCCAAGGGCACGCCGGTTGCGCGCATGAACACCGGCATCGACGGCGGCATGAACAAGGTGTTCGCCGCGAAGATTCCGGAAGGCTCGACCGGCCTGTCCGAGGGCGCCGAAGGCAACACGCTCCAGATGCTGGCGATGTCGAAGGCGCCCGGCACGATCCCCGGCACCGTCAACCCGCCGAAGCCGAACCTCGAGCCTGTCGCAGCAAGCCCGCAGAGCGAGCCGATCGTCGCGGTCCCCGCGCCCGCCGCGAACACCCGCGTCGCCTCGGCGGCGCCCGCCGAGAAATCCGAAGGTGGCGGCTTCTTCTCCGGCCTCGCCCGCAAGATGGGCATGGGCAGCGCCGACACCACGGCGACCACATCGCCGCCGCCGGCCACTACCGCTTCGGCAACCCCGCCCACCGCGGCATCCCGGCTGAAGGCCGCGGTGACCCGGTTCGTGCCGGGACACGGAACGGCCAAGGACGCGAAGGACGCGCCCAAGGAAGCGGTCAAGGAAGCGGCCAAGCCGGCCGCAGCCGCCAAGCCTGCCGAGTCGCCAAAGCCGGCCGACGCGCGCGTTGCCGCATCACGCCCGCCGTTGAAGCCGGCAGTGTCGGATAGCGCAGCCGCTGCGGGAGCCAAGGACGCGCAGCTCGCAGGCGCAGCGCCGGTGATGTCGTCGAACTCGTTCGACAGCCGGTTCGGGGCGGTGAAGTAG